The sequence below is a genomic window from Humulus lupulus chromosome 3, drHumLupu1.1, whole genome shotgun sequence.
CAACAAATATCATATAGTAGCAGCTCTTTGGTCAAAGCTTTCTTGGCTCATCATTGTGGCTACATTCAGCAAGAGTCCCATGTCTTTTTGCACTTCTGAAACCGTGGACACATTGTGTGGAGTATAGTCTTCATTTAGCAATTGAATTGGTGCAGAAAATTTTCCATCTTTAGATTGCTGGATTGCTTTGGAAAGATCTTCCCATTTATTCTCATAGCTAATAATATATCCTCCTGGGAGAAATCCTGACTGAAAGCCGTTCCACTCCATTATTTGCTGAATATTTTTTAATCTAGCAGCCTCTGCAACCATTTGGATAACAACTAGAAGATTTTAACAAAGCTCATCTGTAGGTTCCTTGCTATTACAACTTTTAAATACTTCTAGGGATTTGTCTAATGCCTTGAATCCCAACCTAGTTTTGTCTCTGTCTCCTAACTTGACATAGTTAGTTTCGAGATTAACATCAACCCTTTGTTTTACATTGATTGAAAAGTAAGGATTGGGACTTGGCATGAGCTTCTTTAAAGAAGTAGCAACGCATTGCTGCATCTACTTGATAGGCCACCACATATGAGTTGAGAGCATACACTGTGAATGTGATGGAGATCCTTGGATTGAAAAGTTTCACATACACAAATTGGTTGTCTCCAACCGCTGCGGCTTTCATACGCAACACTGGAATGTCATAGCTCTCGGTTCCACTAGCCAAATCACTTCGTAGAGATTGTATGAACATTTGGTAAAACCCCCCACTCACATCTGGGAATGTAGTGTTGAAACTGTTGGGAAAAATTACGCGAATTTTCTTATGAATCAGATTAGtgagaataaaaataatagcggAAATAACACACACGCAAAAAAATGTCTAAATCTACTGCAATTCTTTTACTGAAACTGAGAAAAAAATTCTTGGGTATAATCGGGGTGTGGGTTGTGAGAAGTGTTGTAAACACTTTGTGTAATTTTTGTTTCTCGGTTTCAGTAAAAGAATTGCAGCAGATTTAGACATTTTTTTGCGTGTGTGTTATTTCCGCTATTATTTTATTCTCACTAATCTAATTCATAAGAAAATTCGCGTaatttttcccaacaactggtatcagagccgtTGTTAGAAATTCTATCCGGAAGTCAAATTTGAGTGGGAGAGATGGCAGCAGACGAAGGAAAGGTGAAACTTGAGAAATTCGATGGTGCAGATTTCAGATTTTGGAAAATGCAGATCGAAGACTACTTATACCAGAAAAAACTTTATCAACCTCTCTCAGAAAAGAAGCCAGAGGGTATGAAAGATGAAGAATGGAATCTTCTCGATAGACAAGCCCTCGGAGTTATTCGATTGACGTTGTCTCGCAATGTTTCTTTCAATATAGCAAAGGAAAAGACCACGGCGGGTCTTATGGCAGCATCCTCTAATATGTATGAGAAGTCATCAGCCTCAAACAAAGTTCATTTGATGAGGCGATTATTCAATTTGCGGATGACGGAAGGATCATCGGTAGCTCAACATCTAAATGAACTCAACACCATCGCAACCCAATTGAGTTCAGTTGGAATTGAGTTTGACGAAGAAGTACGAGCATTAATACTTTTGTCTTCTTTACCAGACAGCTGGAATGCTACAGTCACAGCTGTGAGTAGCTCATCGGGAAGCAATAAGTTAAAATTTGACGATGTTTGTGATCTAGTTCTCAGTGAAGAGATCCGATGGAGAGAGTAGGGTGAATCATCAACCTCTTCAGTATTACATACAGAGTCAATAGGGAGAAATTCAACTAGAGGGAATGGCCATGGAAGATCGAACTATCGAGGTAAATCCAGAGATAGGAGGTCCAAATCTAGGAATCCCAATAATTCCCAGAGCTCGAAGACCATCGAGTGTTGGAATTGCGGTAAGATTGGACACTACAAAAATCAGTGCAAGAGTGCACCGAAAAGCCAAGATGGGAAGGCAGAAGCAAATGTTACTTCTACCTCAGAGGGTGATGATGCGTTGATATGCTCTCTAGAGAGCAAGGAAGAATCTTGGGTGTTAGACTCTGGAGCATCATTCCACTCTACTTCAAAGAAAGAATTCTTTGAAAGGTATGTCTCTGGAAACCTTGGAAAGGTATACCTTGGTGATGACCAACCTTGTGATATTGTTGGTAAAGGTGTAGTGAAGATTAAGTTAAATGGGTCTGTTTGGGAGCTGAAGGATGTCAGACATATTCCCGACCTAAGAAAAAACTTGATCTCAGTAGGGCAGTTGGCTAGTGAAGGCTACACTACAAACTTCCAAGGTGATAATTGGAAGATTTCAAAGGGTGCAATGACGATTGCTCATGGAAAAAATAGCGGCACACTTTACATGACAGCAGGTGGGTGCTATTCAATTTCAGTTGCAATAGGGAATGAAAATTCCAATATGTGGCACCAGAGAATTAGCCACATGAGTGAGAAAGGGATGAAACTCATGCATTCGAAGGGAAAACTCCCTGGTCTACGATCAGTTGAGATAGACATGTGCGAAGAATGCATACTTGGAAAGCAGAAGAGGGTAAGCTTTCAGACAAGTAGTAGAACCCCAAAGAAGGAAAGATTAGAGCTTGTTCACTCTGATGTTTGGGGACCAATGACTACATCATCCATTGGTGGGAAACACTACTTTGTGACTTTTATCGATGATCATTCTCGGAAGGTATGGGTTTAATTTCTAAAGCATAAGTCCGAAGTGTTTGAGGCTTTCAAGAAATGGAAAGCTATGGTTGAAAATGAGACAGGTCTGAAGGTTAAAAAGTTCAGAACTGACAATGGTGATGAATATGAAGACAACATATTCAAGAAGTTTTGTTATGAGCACGGAATCAGAATGGAGAGAACTGTGCCAGGCACACCTCAACATAATGGTGTAGCTGAGCGTATGAACCGAACATTGACAGAAAGAGCGAGAAGCATGCGTATACAGTCAGGTTTACCAAAGCAGTTCTGGGCAGAAGCAGCCAACACAACAGCTTACTTGATTAATCGAGGCCCATCAAGTCCACTAGAGCACAGAATACCAGAGGAGGTATGGAGTGGAAAAGAGATAAACCTATCACATCTAAAAGTTTTCGGTTGTGTAGCTTATGTGCATATTAGTGATCAAGGTAGAAATAAGCTTGATCCTAAATCTAAGAAATGCACTTTCATTGGCTATGGCGGGGATGAGTTTGGCTACCGTATTTGGGATGATGAAAACAAAAAGGTCATTCGTAGTAGAAATGTGATTTTCAACGAAAGAGTGATGTACAAGGACAGACACAAAATTGACGCTATTGACTCAGAGCATAGTGGGCCAATATTTGTAGATGGAGATTATGACCCAGATAGTTCTGTGATAGAGTCGATTGAGACAAGTCCTTAGGGAGAGAAACTTGTTGGACAAAGCGGTACACAACAGTCTGGCACAACGCTACCTCCTACTCCAGGTCCTGTATTGAGAAGGTCTTCTCGGCCTCATGTGCCTAACAGACGATATATGAACTATTTGTTGTTGACTGATGAAGGAGAGCCTGAATGCTATGATGAAGCATGTCAGACTTGTGATGCAAGCAAGTGGGAGCTTGCCATGAAAGACGAGATGCAGTTTTTGATTTCAAACCAAACATGGGAACTAGCTGAGTTACCCATGGGTAAGAAGGCACTTCACAACAAATGGGTGTCCCGGGTGAAGAAAGAACATGATGGCTCTAAGAGATATAAAGCACGATTAGTAGTCAAAGGATTTTGGCAGAAGGAAGGAGTTGACTATACTGAGATTTTTGCTCCTGTTGTGAAGCTCAATACTATTAGATCAGTGTCGAGTATTGTTGCCATTAAAAATCTTCGTCTTGAACAGTTAGACGTGAAGACTGCATTTCTTCACGGAGACTTGGATGAGGAGATATACATGCATCAACCAGAAGGTTTTTCAAAGAATGGGAAGAAGAGTATGGTATGCAAACTTAAGAAGAGTTTGTATAGCCTAAAATAAGCCCCAAGGCAGTGGTACAAAAAGTTTGACAGTTTTATGCACAAGGAAGGCTTCCAGAAGTGCAACGCTAACCACTGCTGCTATTTCAAAAGATATAGAACTAGCTATATCATTTTGCTactttatgttgacgacatgttagtAGCAGGTTCAGATATGGATGATATCAAAAGTTGAAGCAACAATTGTCAAAGGAGTTTGACATGAAGGACTTGGGTCCAGCAAAGAAGATTCTTGGAATGCAAATCACAAGAGATAAGCATAGAGGTATTTTGCAGTTATATCAGTCAGAGTACATCAAACGTATTTTGCAGAGATTCAACATGGGTGATGCCAAGCCAGTTAGTACACCCTTGGCAAGTCATTTTCGCCTATTCAAGGGCCAGTCCCCTAAGACGGAGGAAGGTCGAGATTTTATGGCTAAGATTCCTTATGCCTCAGCtattgggagtttgatgtatgcgATGGTTTGTACAAGACCAGATATTGGACATGCAGTGGGAGTTGTTAGCAGGTTTATGTCAAATCCAGGAAAAGCTCACTGGGAAGCAGTGAAGTGGATTTTGAGGTATCTACGAGGCACCACAGATAAGTGTTTGTACTTTGGAAAAGGTGAATTAAAAGTACAAGGCTATGTAGATTCAGACTTCGGAGGTGAAGTCGATCACCGGAAAAGCACCACAGGTTATATATTCACTGTTGGAAATACAGCTGTTAGTTGGATGTCTCAAATGCAAAAGATTGTAGCTTTATAAACTACAGAGGCTGAGTATGTAGCAGTGACTGAAGCCAGTAAAGAGATGATATGGCTTCAAGGTTTGTTAACTGAGCTAGGATTCAAGCAAGAGAATAATGTTTTGCATAGTGATAGTCAGAGTGCGATCCACCTGGCAAAGAATTCAGCATTTCATTCTAGAACCAAGCATATTGGACTTCGTTATCATTTCATCAGATCTTTATTGGAAGATGAAGTGTTAATACTGGAGAAGATCCAAGGAAGTAAGAATCCAGCAGATATGTTGACAAAGACGATGACGATTGAGAAACTGAAGTTGTGTTCAACTTTAGTTGGCCTGCAAGAGTAACAAGAACGAAAAGCTCTGCTGCATAGAGTAAAGTGTGAAGACAGATTGAAATCAGTCTTCAAGTGGGAGATTAAGTGTTTACAACACTTCTCACAACCCACACCCCAATTGTACCCAAGaatttttttctcacaaaaattctctcaaaagcttttctctctctaagcttgtCTTCTTTTTGTTTTGGGATGTTTAAGAATGAATACATAAAACTAATTTATAGGTTTTTCTAAACCATATAAACCACACAATTTTTTAGTCGTCCTATATATACTAATTAATATAAGCATTTCCTTATTTTAGTAAAGCTATATTAATAACTCTTAATATAGGAATATCTAAATATAGTATTCATTTTCTTAACAAAAACTCACAGTGCTGTAGGTTGCTCTTAGAGGGAGCTCACTTGCCCATCCAAATGCATTGATACTCGACCACCATATCCATGTTGCCACCACAATCtgcaccatcatcatcatcatctttgaTCCTCCTTTCATTTTGAAAATCCACTTCCTGTCAAAACTTGGCTTTATTACAAATTCATGAATCAATCAAAATATGTAGTGTTAGAAGTATTAACTCACAGCACATGTATATATCTCGAGAGAGTTAGTGTTAGAAGAATTATAGAAGAATACCTTCACACTATCACCAAATTAAATGGACATCTAAAAACAGAGAAAACAACTTGAGAAGTAGAAGAAGTACTTTTCTGTGTGCGTGTTGGTGTGTCAAACCAAGAGGAGCAAAGCTCCTTTTATAACATTCATGGAATTATGCATGGCTATTAAAGAACTCGATATATTTATGGTGAAATTGAGCTTTGTTGAATGAATTATTGATATAacatgaattttttattttaatagtttgttaatattctaaatatttaagagaatatacatttaaaactaactaaaaatagatatttaatacttatattaatataaatttaaatattataaaatatcattataataaggAATTATACCAAATTTTACCATATGTTTTTTCATATTACCTATTATTTGGAtcttatattttaataaattactttttggaccatatatttaataaatggttcaaatagacatTTAAACATAATTTTGATTAACAAAAAATTTGATATAACAACACAAATGTCAGGCCAAATGATTGTGCATTTGTTATGAGTTCTTAGTTTGGTGAactatttgtgattttagttcaaaatatTTTGATCTAACTCAAGTACAaggttctatttgaactatttttcAAAACGcagaatctaaaaaataatttattaaaacataGAGTCGAagcatttaataaaataaaacacaaggtTCAAAATAATATAACCTCTTATATATAATacctattattaaaaatataaattatcataagttatcatattatatatatatatatttaaaaatatatataaataatattttgatttaattttcagttaatatatttatgtcattcttttatatataatatagttttatatataatatagtttatttatttcagatttagaaaaaataaaaacaaatttaataattataattgatatatattataaaaagtacatttgtatttattatatatataggaaTTTTCTTCTTTACGGCTGTTGAAAACAACCACACCCGTGCGGGTATTTTATTTGACTCCTATTGGTTGGAGTCAGTTAGGACCAAGTGGTTATTGTACACCTGTTTGCAtaagatttttttaaaacatatagGATTGTTTGTTTTAAACGGTGTGTTTTACTAGGGTTGAGAAGAACGTTTTCAGCAGAAGAAACGTTGATACTTGGAAGGGGCCTCGCAGCTTGCCGTCGGCGATGAGGGGAGAGGTTGGAGAAATTCCGGGGCCTCCCAGCTCTTACCGTCGGCGACGAGGGGAGAAGTTGTAGAAATTCAGGGGCTGTCTTAAAGCACTATCAATGGATAATGAGCATTGTAATACCCAAAAAATAAAATCTCTAATACCCTCAATATTTAATAAAATCTAAGAAGCTCTTTCTACCCGTTCGTCTCCCCCTCGTCCCAAATTCTTCTTCCCCTTCTCGtaattttattttccaagatCGACAGCCATGGTGAGATCTGGGCAAGACCATGGCGTGAGGCAGACGGCCCACTGGCACAGGCTTGGCAGCGACCGAAGGTTGGGCTCGAGGTTGTCAATGGATCTGGGTGATTTGAGATATGAGTTGGAGAAGGAGAAGGTGATTTTGGCTACAATATTAACTCATTTAACTTCTCATATGAATAACATTTTGAGAGAGAGAATGGAAGTAAGTGAGTGTGACTGTGTGAGAGAGAGAAGACTTACCAAGAGAGAATGTCAGCTATGTATGAATTCATAATGGTAGTTTTAGAAAATTAAGTAAAATAAGTGGATTTTTTTATTTGAGTGAAAAGTAAATAATTTAACACGTGTCAGTCAAAGAGTTAGATTCTGAACAAGAGAATGTACAAACGTGTCTGACCATAGCACTACTCATAAAAAAGGATATTATCAGTTACGACAAGAACCAAGGTAACAATTACACGTCTATTATAAAACCTTTGAATCTAGGCCAACCATCCAATAATCTACGGTTGAAAAAATGTACGCACCGGTGGGGGCGTTTCGTACGcccgcaccacagccatgccctatatctattatatataaaaagtatgtagttaacataaatttttggttttaacggttttttattttttttaatgttaactttaacagaatattcttatatttaacgatagtttgtaaacatctcttaaacttaaataaaataaaataaataattaaaaaaaaaagataagatattttttagatattttacaatgataattatttaaaaataataaatgattaaacaaattaaaatataatattttgtatatattctacaacgataattatttaaaaataataaaattatacattttataacttaaataaaattgaattaaacttaaactcaccgTTCAACGTATGGCTGTCGAAGACTCTTCTTCCTCACATATGGGTGCAGCGAGTCTTCTTCCTCACAGATGGGTGCCGCGAGTCGATGGCTGCCGAAGACTCTTCTTTTCTCAGATCTGAGTTTCGTTGGGAACCTTTAACCAGGAACAACCAAGGTGAGGTTAAGAGAAATAAAGAGAGAGTTTTTTGGGGCTGATAGTTTTCAGGGGAGATAAAGATCCAATCGGTGGGGGAACCTAAATCTGAAAAATTCAGAGGTAACGTTAGGTGATGATATCATTGTAAGTTTCCATATACcgtccttaattttttttttcaatgattCATTTCCCGTTTCCTTCAATTCCATTTGGGTTTTggattttaaagttttaaatttAGGTCTCTTGATCAATTAAGGGTTATTCAGTTGGATGGGGTAAATTTTCAGATCTTGTGGCtaattaaatgtgatttgaataaAATTTTAAGGGTTTCAGGTGATGTTTTTGTCAGAAACGATGTTCATTCTTATAATTCGTTTTAGGATAAGTTTTGTACTGGAACAAATTGATGAGTTTTTTGGATTGGGGTTGATGCCAACAGTTTTCATGATAAGAAAATATGTTCAGCTTATCATCTGTGCTTTTAGAAAGTAGGAAAAGGATATAGTGTTGATCAAGTTATGAAAAATTAAGATGAAGTATGGCTACTCTACTTGCTGGTACGATTTCGTTCCATTCAGGCTCAGGTCTCATATTCCCAGTGGAAatcttgtttttaatttttctctgCTCTGAATATTGATGATGATTTTCTCAATTTGCCTTGTTTTGTACTGGAATTGTTATCGTGTTTAATTTTAATACTTCTTCATTTGAATTGACCTTTTAAGGATCAGTGAGATTAATTCCAGGCCTTTGATCAGAGTGTACCTTCCTTTTCGATAATTCTTTAATATCTTGTAATTTTATTGAATGATAGGTATCATCCTTCGATTAGATTAAGTTATGGTTGCTTGTTTAGTTTTAGTGATAAATTGTGTAGTATTATGTTTAGAGGGTATTTTTCCGCTTTGATAATATACTAGTTTAGTGCTTATAGTGCTAGAAGGTAGTACAATTATATGTGCTgaaatttttctttaaaatcaTCTTGTAAAAGCTTCTGCCCCTATCAAATATGTGTGGCTTTGAATGATGTGTCTCCTTTTTTCTCACTTATACAGTTAAATTATTATCTAGTTTTTTGTCTATTAGTAATATTTTCTAAAATGTAAAAGATCTTATGAAGTTTGGAAGTAGGAGGTTTGTGCCTAGTTGTAGGTCTCTATATCTGTAAGTGTTTTCTCATCCCCTTTGGTAGGATTTTTTTGGGACTGTAAGTGAGCTTGCCAATGCCAGTTTGTAGGCTTGTGTGCTTGTTTGTAGGCTTGTTAGCGTGCCTGTTTGTAGGCTTATTTAGTGTATGTCTATTGGTTGAATTTGAATTTGGTCCGGTATAGTTTAAAGGAATATAGATGATATAGTTTGCTAAGATTTAAGGTGGACTATCAGCCAAGACTAATTTTGTAAATCAACATGAATTATAGAGAATTCTAGAATGAAACAATACTTTTGAATATTAATATAATACTCAAAACATTTACAAAATGCCTTTTAAAATCCAGTTCTTTACTTTTTTTCAATCAAACTTGGAGTTTCCTAATCAAGATTCAATCAAACTTGGAGTTGGCAacgaagtagtagtagtagtagtctcATGGCATTGGGTCACTGAGCTCATTGTGGAAATGAGCATCAACGACACCAAAACCATTATTGGACCATAAGAAGTACTCATTTTGTGGATGTaatatatatgatattaataatGGTAACTATACTTCTAATGATATTTGGATCAAGTTTGTGACTCCTTTCTTTTCTTTGTGATGAGTTCTAATATGTTTTCGAACAAAAACCACCTATTTATAATAACATTTTTATTCAATGCACCATTTGATATAATTAATGAACAAACATGTTATGTGAAGTGGCatgcatatatttatatagtatcaTATATACgaacacatatatatttatatatatatatatatatatatttatgtttgaaATCGTGGATGCACGAACTATAATAATGTATATATGAGTCTTACTATATAATAACAAAATCTTTTGGTATATATTTTGTATTATGCGCACGTCTAGCTAGTTGAActtgttagaattttatatggactaatataattacaaacacaattccattatcacaattattttctagagtgcctacgaatagttaaagaccataatgggatggttaatattaatctaattgcaattgaggcacatggtagcaccctaaagactataggttggcccattaaaccatAGTCCACCATATCTAATAATACAAGCCCAATAGGCTCAATATACTCCTTAGGGTAAGAAAGCATAcgagacatatatatagaacatatatgttgttgggtggACATATGCAtgtggttttggtaagggttgctctccataaAATCTCTCTTGTATTGCTATTTTCTAATCATctttgtgtagatcgtgagagattcaaagatgaacattggagactcaatgttaGGTATgttttatctatatatattcaattcaatgctctaaataaaatatGTTCTTGGATTGTTGTATGAGCATATAATGTTGTTTCGAAtctgatttatggatttaatgctcATAATATTGTATATAATTTATCAATCTTTTCTCTGTGATGAGTTCTAATATGTTTTCGAACAAACACCACCTATTTATAATAACATTTTTATTCAATGCATCATTTGATATAATTAATGAACAAACATGTTATGTGAAgtggcatatatatatttatatagtatcaTATATacgaacatatatatatatatatttatgtttgaaATCGTGGATGCACGAACTATAATAATGTATATATGAGTCTTACTATATAGTAACAAAATCTTTTGGTATATATTTTGTATTATGCGCACGTCTAGCTAGTTCAACTATATTAATATATGTAATCTATAAGaataaaatcccatttttacaAATACATATACCAAATAAATAGCATATCAAACCTTATTTTCCAAGATCAAACAAAATcctccaaaataaatataaatatacatatgtaTTATGTTTTTGAGGATGAAAATTCTCCAGTAGATTCTTAGATCATTTAATAGCATCCTATATATATAATAGGAAAATTTGCAtatataagtaaataaaaaaaatgtttttttaaaaaatatatttttttgatattttttaacttttttattgtctctgattttttttttttaatatactaccttaaattttcataaaatacattttttaaagttttatatttacaaaaatactgcatcaataaaacaactaaaaaaataacaataagacAACAACTAAATATTATACTACTGCAtgctaacatgttttttttttaaatcaaaatatatctggaaacaactaaacaacaaataGACATCAACACAATAACAGAACAACTATATATACACTTAAACAACTAAAAGCCAATAtgaaaatgtaacgccctaacctccagggaccgttacggtgtgccttgtaaacaatgataaactcgctaattgagtcatttggccaaaatcatgtaactaagtatgattagcggtttagggattaaaattttttgttaagatataatgtttcactagaacgtttactgtatacattgggatcccaaaaatataatttaaaagtctattacaagaaaatatttataaccagccgatctaagc
It includes:
- the LOC133825781 gene encoding agglutinin-like, whose product is MFIQSLRSDLASGTESYDIPVLRMKAAAVGDNQFVYVKLFNPRISITFTVYALNSYVVAYQVDAAMRCYFFKEAHAKSQSLLFNQFVIQMVAEAARLKNIQQIMEWNGFQSGFLPGGYIISYENKWEDLSKAIQQSKDGKFSAPIQLLNEDYTPHNVSTVSEVQKDMGLLLNVATMMSQESFDQRAATI